In Microbacterium foliorum, the following proteins share a genomic window:
- the trxB gene encoding thioredoxin-disulfide reductase translates to MRQVIIIGSGPAGFTAAIYAARANLKPLLIASTVEVGGELMNTTEVENYPGFPEGIQGPELMAKFQEQAEKFGTEVVYDDVTELDLAGPVKKVTLGSGTVHEAQSLIYATGSAYRKLGIEGEERLSGYGVSWCATCDGFFFREKTIAVVGGGDSAMEEATFLTRFAEKVYVIHRKDSLRASKIMQERAFANEKIEFIWNSEVAEILGGDSVSGVQLRNTVDGTLSDLPLDGLFIAIGNDPRTHLVHDKLELTAEGTIWVDGRSSVTSVPGVFAAGDVIDPTYRQAITAAGSGTVAALDAEHFLADLEDASVEFPAAEAAEIITA, encoded by the coding sequence ATGCGTCAGGTCATCATCATCGGTTCGGGTCCCGCCGGATTCACCGCCGCCATCTACGCGGCGCGCGCGAACCTCAAGCCGCTGCTCATCGCGAGCACGGTCGAGGTCGGCGGAGAGCTGATGAACACCACCGAGGTCGAGAACTACCCCGGCTTCCCCGAGGGGATCCAGGGCCCCGAGCTCATGGCCAAGTTCCAGGAGCAGGCTGAGAAGTTCGGCACCGAGGTCGTCTACGACGACGTCACCGAGCTCGACCTCGCCGGCCCCGTCAAGAAGGTCACGCTGGGCAGTGGCACGGTGCACGAGGCCCAGTCGCTGATCTACGCGACCGGCTCGGCCTACCGCAAGCTCGGCATCGAGGGCGAAGAGCGCCTCTCGGGCTACGGCGTCTCGTGGTGCGCCACGTGCGACGGATTCTTCTTCCGTGAGAAGACGATCGCGGTCGTCGGCGGCGGCGACTCGGCGATGGAAGAGGCCACGTTCCTCACCCGCTTCGCCGAGAAGGTCTACGTCATCCACCGCAAGGACTCGCTGCGTGCATCGAAGATCATGCAGGAGCGCGCCTTCGCGAACGAGAAGATCGAGTTCATCTGGAACAGCGAGGTCGCCGAGATCCTCGGTGGCGACTCCGTCTCGGGCGTTCAGCTGCGCAACACGGTCGACGGCACGCTGAGCGACCTCCCGCTCGACGGCCTGTTCATCGCGATCGGCAACGACCCGCGCACGCACCTCGTGCACGACAAGCTCGAGCTGACCGCAGAGGGCACGATCTGGGTCGACGGCCGCTCGTCGGTCACCTCGGTGCCCGGTGTCTTCGCAGCCGGTGACGTCATCGACCCCACCTACCGTCAGGCCATCACGGCCGCCGGCTCGGGCACGGTCGCGGCCCTCGACGCCGAGCACTTCCTCGCGGATCTTGAAGACGCTTCCGTCGAGTTCCCGGCTGCGGAGGCCGCCGAGATCATCACCGCCTGA
- the trxA gene encoding thioredoxin has product MSAKATSQATWEQDVLQAEGPVLVDFWAEWCGPCRMVAPVLDQIQADNPDKITILKLNVDENPQLAMKYQITSIPAMKVFQGGEVKTTIIGAKPKPALEQDLAAFIG; this is encoded by the coding sequence ATGAGTGCAAAGGCTACGAGCCAGGCGACCTGGGAGCAGGACGTTCTGCAGGCCGAAGGTCCCGTCCTCGTGGACTTCTGGGCCGAGTGGTGCGGACCGTGTCGCATGGTCGCCCCGGTGCTGGACCAGATCCAGGCCGACAACCCCGACAAGATCACCATCCTCAAGCTGAACGTGGACGAGAACCCGCAGCTGGCGATGAAGTACCAGATCACCTCGATCCCCGCGATGAAGGTGTTCCAGGGCGGTGAGGTCAAGACGACCATCATCGGCGCCAAGCCGAAGCCGGCCCTCGAGCAGGACCTCGCCGCGTTCATCGGCTGA